TCCGCTGCCCGCCCGTGCGATCACCGAACGCGAGGAGGAGATCCTCAAGCTCGTCGCCGAGGGCCACTCCTCCAAGGAGATCGCCGAGATCCTCGTGATCAGCGCCAAGACGGTGGAGCGCCATCGCGCGAACCTGCTGCAGAAACTGGGGATGCGCGACCGCCTGGGACTGACCCGCTACGCGATCCGTGTGGGTCTGATCGAGCCGTAGTGGCTGGAACGACGCTCAGCAGGACGCGGTGCACGGTGCGTACGAGTCGTGGGGTTTCGACGGCATTCCGAGGCTGAGAAGAGAGCGCTTGCTGCCGAGCCGGCGCGAGGGTGGTCCCTAGGCGAAGGGTGTGAAGAAATTGCGCGACGGGCTGGGCGGTCCCGTCGGCCGATGCCGGTTCGTGCGGGCCGTTCCCGGACCCGTGGCCTGACAAAGTGCCAGCTCGCAGCGGGTCATGCGAGGCGTAGTCGCGCGTCGGTGCCGAAGGGTGGGCCGACTGCCTTACGGGGCACCGCAGTTCGGCTCGAAGTGGCCGTGTCCGGAGCCTTGCCAGCCCAACAGAAGCCGCCCTAAGCTGCGCGGGCAGAAAGCGCTTTCCCCCCACGAGGAGCACCTTCGGTGATGCGGGTCTCGCGGCACCTGCCGCGATCCTCGCATGAATCGACGTCTGTCCGGAACGGGGGCTTCACTCCGGATGCCGACGCGCCATGGAACGAAGGGTGTACGCCATGACGAAGACGCACCACGGGCGGAGAGGCGGCAGCTCCCCGTAGGAAGCGGCCGGCCGTGCCGCCGGCTCCGGTATGCCTCGCCCGGCAGTTCGTCTCGCGAAGCAACCGAGGCCACGGATCTCGCGGCAGGGCGTCGAAGGCATCGAACTCTGTTTCACAGCACCACAGTTGACCCGAACAGATCGAGAACAGCCCCCCTGTACGGGGGCTGCCCCGACCTGCCCGGCGACAGGTCGGCAGCCTCTACGGCCGGCCAGGCATGACCACGGAACGCAGCAGCAGCACCAGGCAATTCGAAGAGGATATGGGGATACCAGGATGAGACGACCAGTCGCACTCCGACTCTATGCGGCGCTGGCGACGACCGCCATGGCGGTCGCCGGCGGTGTGGTTCTTTCGACGCCCGCGGCCTCGGCCGCGACCGGCAGCGCCACCGGCTACGCGACCCAGAACGGGGGGACCACCGGCGGTTCGGGCGGGCAGACGGTGCGGGCCACCACGGGGACCGCGATCCATGCGGCCCTGTGCGGCCGGGCCAGCAGCAGCACCCCGATCACCATCGAGGTCGAGGGGGTCGTCAACCACGCCAACACCGCCAAGGTGTCGGGCGACAGTTGCTCCACCGCCGACGGCGTCATCGAGCTCAAGCAGATCAGCAACGTCACCATCGTCGGGGTCGGCAGTGGAGCCGTCTTCGACCAACTGGGCATCCACATCCGTGAATCCAGCAACATCATCATCCAGAACGTGACGGTCCGGAACGTCAAGAAGTCGGGCTCGCCCACGTCCAACGGCGGTGACGCCATCGGCATGGAGAGCGACGTCCGCAACGTCTGGGTCGATCACACCACCCTGGAGGCGTCGGGCGGGGAGTCGGAGGGGTACGACGGCCTCTTCGACATGAAGGACAACACCCAGTACGTGACCCTGTCGTACAGCACCCTGCGCAACTCCGGTCGCGGTGGACTCATCGGCTCCAGCGAGAGCGACCTCTCGAACGGCTTCATCACGTACCACCACAACCTGTACGAGAACATCGACTCCCGCGCGCCCCTGCTGCGCGGCGGCATCGCCCACATCTACAACAACTACTACGCGAGCCTCAACGAGTCCGGTATCAACTCCCGGGCCGGCGCCCGCGCCAAGGTGGACAACAACTACTTCAAGGACTCCAAGGACGTCCTGGGTACGTTCTACACCGACGCGGCCGGGTACTGGCAGGTCAGCGGGAACATCTTCGACAACGTGACCTGGTCCAGCCCCGGTAGCGAGAACAACCCCGCGGGCCCGAACCCGACGTCCAACACCTCCGTCAGCATTCCCTACTCCTACACCCTCGACGACGCCAGTTGCGTGCCGGACGTCGTGAGTCGTACGGCGGGTGCCAACAAGGGACTTCAGGTCTCGAACGGCAGCTGCTCGCCGCAGTCCCCGACTCCCGGACCGACCGAGCCGACGCCCGGACCCACCGAGCCCACGCCCGGACCGACGGAGCCCACGCCGGGACCGACCACGCCCGCCGGGACGAACCTCAGCATCGGTGCAGGCTCCGACGGTTCCAGCAAGGCCGACGGGACGAGCTACGGCAACGTCCGGGACGGGAACCTGAGCACCTACTGGTCGCCGGCCGGCTCGACCGGTTCCGTCTCGGTCAAGTGGGGCTCCTCCACCGCCGTCTCCTCGGTCAACATCCGGGAGGCATCGGGCTCCGCGGGCAGCATCGGCTCCTGGAGGCTCATCAACGGCGACACCGGCGCCGTCCTGACCTCCGGCAGCGGTGCAGGCGTCATCACGTTCGCCCGGACCTCCCTGCAGAAGATCACCTTCGAGATCACCAGCGCGACCGGTACGCCGAAGGTCGCCGAGTTCGAGACGTACGCCGGATAGCGGCCACCGAACGCCCGGAACAGGGGCCGTCGTATCCGACGGCCCCTGTTCTGCCTCGCGGAGTGGGTGGCGCGCGTACGGTGCGCCCCGTGACGCACCACCTCGGCTCACCGACCTCCGAGTGCGGAGCGACGGCGGGTCACGCCACTTGTTCGTCGGGGACGGCGGACCCGGTGGCCTGCGGCGACGGCTCGGTCATGCGCTGCAGTTGTGCGGCGGTGATGGCGCGGACCATGAACGCACCGGCCACGGCGGCGCCGACGACGGCCGCGTCCACGAGCAGGAGCGGAGGGACGTCCGTGTAGGCGCGGGCGATGACGGAGTCCGTCGTGCCGGAGTGCATCAGGCCCGTCCCGGTCAGCGTGCCGACCAGCCACAGGCCCCACCACCAGTTCACGACCTGCGGAAGGCGGGTGGCCGGTGCGCTCGCGTGGTGGATGTCCGCGACGATCCCGCGCGGTACCCAGAGGTTGGCGACGGGGAGGACCCAGCCCGCGTACATCCATGGCCAGGCGTAGCGGGGGCTCTTTCCCGAGAGGGCGCGTGCGTTGTCCCGGACGCTCCACAGCCAGGCCAGGAAGACGATCGCGCACAGCGCCGTCGCCCCTTCTGTCAGGGCGTTGACGAAGTGGTAGGAGTCCTCCAGCGCGGTCAGCGGGCGGTGCCCGCCGTCGCTCTGTTCCGGCGGTCCCGACGAGGGTTCTCCGGTGGTGGCGAGCCGGATGTGCCACACGGCCAAGGCCGCCCAGGCTGTGCCCGCGAGGCCGAGCGCCGCGACGGCGGACAGGGCGACTCCCCGAACCGGGCGAAGGGCTGAGGATTCCGCATGGTCGTTCATGTGCTCATCCTTTCGTAGGGAAGATCGCGTACGCCACACGCTTTGCCGCCGAACTCGCTCGTCGCCGGGTGCCCGGCTCCATCGGGCCGGGTCACCCGGAGTTGTACCCCCACCGGGGCTGGCCGTCCTTGCCCATGAAGCACTTCGCGGGCCGTCCGTCGGCGGTCGTCGCGGTGCTGCCCACGGGGGAGCAGTACTGCCCGAACTGGACGCCTGCCGCGCCACCGGTGCTGCTTCCCGAGCCGGTGGAACCGCCGGAGGTGCCGGAACTGCCGGACGAGCCGCCGCTGGTGGTGCCGCCACTGCTCCCGCTGCTGCTTCCGCCCGTACTGCTTCCACCGGTACTGCCCCCCGAGCCGGTGCCGTAGGACGGCTGCGGCTTCGGTGCAGGCTTGGGCTTCGGTTCGGGCTTCGGCTTGGGCTTCGGTTTGGGCTTCGGGCTCGGTTCGGTGCAGGGGGCGTCGGCGCCGATCAGCCACAGGTCGACCTGCGTGTAGTCGTCGACCTCGGCATCGGGCTCCGGCTGCTGGCGGCAGACCTGCCATCCGGCCAGATCGCGCGACGTGTCGTCCAGGCGCTTACCGGTGTGGGCGTGGAACGGGACTACATGATCGAGGCCGAGTGCGTCGAGGGCCTGCGAGGCGTCGTCGAACCGCTCGCCGACGAGGTCCGGCATGAGGACCCGGCGGGGGCCGAACAGCCGTGTCGGGCACTCCTCCCGGTCCGGGACCGCGTACAGCGTCAGCATGCGGGTCGACGGGCGGACGGTCTCCTCGTGGCCGGGGAGCTGGAAGCAGACCCGCCACCCCCGCGCGGTGGGTTCCAGCGGCCGGAACGCGGAGGACGCGTCCATGGCCGAGACCGTCCGCCACGCCTGGGCCTCGGCCTTCGATACGGCAGAGCCGAGGGAAGCGCCGGTGAAGTCAGGGACGCTCTGGGTGCGGTCCGCACGGACCTGCGCGGACGCCTCGTCCCCACTGGTGTCCGATGCCGTACCGCCGAAGAACATCAGGGCCACGCCCGCGGACATCAGGACGGGATGCCGGCGTATCCAGGTGGCGATCCGCGTTCCGCGACCGGGGCGCACGGGGGACTCGGGAGGCAGGAGTTCCCCCATGGCCTGGAGGAGCTCTCCCCTCGGGTCGAGTTTCGAGCCGTTCAGCTTGTGCGGCTTCCCGTCCACGAGGAGGTCGACGGCGTCGAACAGCCCGTACGTGGGGCGGAGTATCCGCAGAGGTCGGGGCACGCGGGTCGCCTTGGGAGCCCACGGATTCCGGAGCAGGACGAGTCCGTTCCCGGTGAGTGCGGCATGGCCCCAGCCGTCGCGGTAGAGCGCCCGGACCACTTCGCCCCGCTCCAGCGCCTCCAGCAGCGCCTTCTTGTGGGCGTCGGAGAGGGAGATGCTCTCGCCGGCGGCGACCTGGGCCGTACGCGCGTCCTCGGCGAGCGGGTCGGGCACCGGTTCCCCGGCCTGTACGAGGAGTTGGCCGGACGCGTCGAGCTGCGAGCCCCAGAGGCCGATGCTCCGCCCCTTCACCGACACGTCCACGATCCTCCGGGCGCCGTGCGCGGGGCGCAGGATCGCCAAGGGCCTCGGAACCCGGGTCACCCGCGGCGCAGGACCCGGGCCCAGCAGGACGAGGGCGCTCCCGGTGAGCGCGGCGTGTCCCAGTCCCTGGTGATAGAGCGCCAGTACCTTCTCATCGGCTCGGAGGGTACGGAGCAGCGCCTTTGCCCCGGAGGCCGGGAGCGCGAGGGACTCGTGGGTCGCCACCTTCGTGGTGCGGGAGTCGTTCCGCAGGAGGCGCCGAGTGGGATGGTCGGACATGTGGGGATGTTAACGGCTGTTGATCTTCGGCCGGACGGCGGAGTCTCCCTCTCGGCCGACCGGTGACGGCTCCCCGGCAGGCCGCGCACCGGTCGTGATGACGTCACTCGTCCGGCCGTCCTCCACTTGCCGCCCCTCGCGAAGCGGAGAGCCTGAGAAGACTTGCCCGTTTCTTTCGTCGTCACCGAGTGGAGTGCTCGTCATGGCCTACGCACCCAAGGACGCCACGCCCGCGACCGCCGCTGCCAACCGCGAGGCCCTCTCCCGCTACGACATGGCCGACCGGCAGGATTTCGCGGACAGCGAGCGCGGCTTCATCGCCCCGTTCCCGGACAAGCTGTACTCGACGGACGGACGGGTCATCTTCGATGCCTCCCGTTACGACTACATCGACGACGACGCACCCGCCCCCGCCACGGTGAACCCCAGCCTGTGGCGGCAGTCGCAGCTGATCCGCAAGGGCGGCCTGTACAAGGTCGTCGACGGCGTCTACCAGGTCCGTAACAACGACATCGCCAACCTGACCGTCATCGAGGGCGACACCGGTCTGGTGGTGGTCGACTGCATGTCGTCCGTCGAGGCCGCCACGCAGAGCATGGCCATGATCCGGGCGCACGTCAGCGACAAACCCGTCGCCGCGGTGATCTACACCCACACCCACATCGACCACTACGGCGGCGTCAAGGGCGTGGTCAGCGCCGAGGACGTCGCGTCCGGGAAGGTGCCGATCATCGCGCCGGGCACCATCGCCTCCTTCGACAAGCACGCGATCGGCGAGAACGTCATCGCGGGCAACGCGATGTCGCGCCGCGCCTCGTACGCGTTCAACAGTCTGCTCGACGAGAGCGCCACCGGCTGCGTCACCTGCGGTATCGGCATCGGTACGGTTCCCGGCGTCACGATCTCCTACATCTCGCCGACCGACCCGATCACCGAGACCGGCGCGAAGCGCGACCTCGGCGGTCTGGAATTCGAGTTCCTCTACGCCCCCGACACCGAGGCACCGGAGGAGATGCACATCTGGGTCCCGCAGCTGGGAGCGCTGACCTGCGCGGAGAACGCCAACCACTCGCTGCACAACATCCAGACGCTGCGCGGGGCCCGCACCCGCGACGCACGGAACTTCGCCCGCTACCTCGACGAGACGCTGGAGCGCTGGGGCGACGACGTGCAGGTGCACTACGGGCCGCACACCTGGCCCGTGTGGGAGAACAGCCAGGTCACCGCGTTCCTGGAGTCGCAGCGCGACACGTACAAGTACATCCACGACCAGGCGCTGAGGCTCGCGAACAAGGGCTACACGCCGCTGGAGGCCGCCGAGGTCATCGAGCTGCCGGAGGAACTGGGCCGCACGTGGTTCAACCGCGGCTACCACGGCACCCTGCACCACGACGTGCGCGCGGTGTTCACCAAGGAACTCGGTATGTGGGACGGCGACCCGGTCTCCCTGCATCCGCACCCGCCGACCGAGTCGGCCCGGCGGTTCGTCGACCTGATCGGTGCCGAAGGGATCATGGCCGAGGGGCAGCGGGCCTTCGACGCCGCCGACTACCGGTGGGCCGCCCAGATCCTGCACACCCTGGTCTTCGCCCAGCCCGACCACCAGGCGGCACGGGAACTGCAGGCCGACGCGTACGAGCAGATGGGCTACCAGGCCGAAGGCCCGCAGTGGCGCGGCATCTACCTCACCGCCGCCAGGGAACTGCGCGAGGGGGTACAGGCGGCGACCTTCGCCACGGCCAGCCCCGACACCATCCTCGCCATGCCCATCGACATCCTCTTCGACTTCGTCGCCGTCCACCTCATCGGCGAGAAGGCGGGCACCGCCGACCTGCGGATCGCCCTGCGCTTCACCGACGGGGACGACGAGACGTGGACGATGCGGATTCGCCGCGGTGTCCTCAACGCCCGTCGCGGCGCCGCGCCCGACGCCCAGCTCACTGTGAGCGGCCCGAAGTCCGCACTGATCGGTGTGCTGCTGAAGCCGGCCGCCGCGGGCGCGCTCGTGACGTCGGGGGCCGTCACCCTCGACGGTGACGAGACGGCGCTCCAGACGCTGGCCGGCCTCCTCGACGACTTCGACCCCGACTTCCCCATCGTCACCCCCTGACGACTGGCGCCCGGTCCGCACCGCCTCCGGACGAGGGAGCCCCCGAACCGCTCGGTTCGGGGGCTCCCGTCGTCGTGCGGCGCTGTCAGCGCAGGTCGTGCCGCATCAGGACCCGAGGGTGACCCGCCAGCACCGAGGTGGTGTCGGCCGCGTGGACGAATCCGGCGCGCTCGAAGTTCTTGCGGAGTCCCGCGTACGCCATCGTGAGGTCGACCTTCGCGTCCCCGTTGTCGAGGGGATACGCCTCGACGACCGGTGCGCCCTGCGCGCGGGCGAACTCGACCGCGCCGGCGATGAGGGCGTGCGAGATGCCCTGCTTCCGGTGACCGGGGCGTACGCGGATGCACCACAGCGACCAGACGGGCAGGTCGTCGACGTGCGGGATCTTGCGGCTGTGCGCGAAGGAGGTGTCGGAGCGCGGTGCCACGGCGGCCCAGCCGACCGGCTCGTCGCCCTCGTAGGCGAGCACTCCGGGAGCCGGCTGGGCACGGCACAGTCCGGCGACGTACTCGCCGCGGGCCGGTCCGCGGAGCTCGTTGTTCAGCTTGGCCGGGATCCGGTAGCTCAGACACCAGCAGACGTTGGCCCCGGGCGATTTGGGGCCGAGCACCGGACGGACATCCTCGAAGACCGAAGCCGGCCGCACCTCGATGGTCATGCCGCCACGATGCCACGGTGTACGGCGCGACGCCGCTCGGTCCAGGACTCGATCAGCCGCGTTCGAAGACGTGGGAGTGGCCGATGACGGAGAAGCCGCGGCGCTCGTACCAGTGCCGGGGCCAGTCCGTCGCATGAGCCGTCAGGAACCGGGTCGCGCAGGCGTTGTCGCCGGCCAGCCGCAACGCGCTGGTCAGGACGGCATCGGCGTGGCCGCGCCTGAGGTGGGCCTCCGAGGTGATCAGGTCCTCGATCTGGGCCGTACCGGTCGCCGGGTCCACGTAGAGGTCCGCCCATGAGGCGATCTCGCCGTCCTCAGTGCGGGCACCGATGAAGTGCACCACGTCGGCCCCGCGGTGCCGAGCCGCACGGCGGTCGACGAGGTGGCGCACGACCTCCTCGTCGACGTCCGGCAGGAGGTCCCGCCAGCGCCGGGTGAGGGGGACACGCAACGCGTCGAGGTCCACCACCTCCGCGGC
The Streptomyces sp. NBC_00234 DNA segment above includes these coding regions:
- a CDS encoding pectate lyase family protein encodes the protein MRRPVALRLYAALATTAMAVAGGVVLSTPAASAATGSATGYATQNGGTTGGSGGQTVRATTGTAIHAALCGRASSSTPITIEVEGVVNHANTAKVSGDSCSTADGVIELKQISNVTIVGVGSGAVFDQLGIHIRESSNIIIQNVTVRNVKKSGSPTSNGGDAIGMESDVRNVWVDHTTLEASGGESEGYDGLFDMKDNTQYVTLSYSTLRNSGRGGLIGSSESDLSNGFITYHHNLYENIDSRAPLLRGGIAHIYNNYYASLNESGINSRAGARAKVDNNYFKDSKDVLGTFYTDAAGYWQVSGNIFDNVTWSSPGSENNPAGPNPTSNTSVSIPYSYTLDDASCVPDVVSRTAGANKGLQVSNGSCSPQSPTPGPTEPTPGPTEPTPGPTEPTPGPTTPAGTNLSIGAGSDGSSKADGTSYGNVRDGNLSTYWSPAGSTGSVSVKWGSSTAVSSVNIREASGSAGSIGSWRLINGDTGAVLTSGSGAGVITFARTSLQKITFEITSATGTPKVAEFETYAG
- a CDS encoding DUF4328 domain-containing protein — protein: MNDHAESSALRPVRGVALSAVAALGLAGTAWAALAVWHIRLATTGEPSSGPPEQSDGGHRPLTALEDSYHFVNALTEGATALCAIVFLAWLWSVRDNARALSGKSPRYAWPWMYAGWVLPVANLWVPRGIVADIHHASAPATRLPQVVNWWWGLWLVGTLTGTGLMHSGTTDSVIARAYTDVPPLLLVDAAVVGAAVAGAFMVRAITAAQLQRMTEPSPQATGSAVPDEQVA
- a CDS encoding PASTA domain-containing protein; protein product: MSDHPTRRLLRNDSRTTKVATHESLALPASGAKALLRTLRADEKVLALYHQGLGHAALTGSALVLLGPGPAPRVTRVPRPLAILRPAHGARRIVDVSVKGRSIGLWGSQLDASGQLLVQAGEPVPDPLAEDARTAQVAAGESISLSDAHKKALLEALERGEVVRALYRDGWGHAALTGNGLVLLRNPWAPKATRVPRPLRILRPTYGLFDAVDLLVDGKPHKLNGSKLDPRGELLQAMGELLPPESPVRPGRGTRIATWIRRHPVLMSAGVALMFFGGTASDTSGDEASAQVRADRTQSVPDFTGASLGSAVSKAEAQAWRTVSAMDASSAFRPLEPTARGWRVCFQLPGHEETVRPSTRMLTLYAVPDREECPTRLFGPRRVLMPDLVGERFDDASQALDALGLDHVVPFHAHTGKRLDDTSRDLAGWQVCRQQPEPDAEVDDYTQVDLWLIGADAPCTEPSPKPKPKPKPKPEPKPKPAPKPQPSYGTGSGGSTGGSSTGGSSSGSSGGTTSGGSSGSSGTSGGSTGSGSSTGGAAGVQFGQYCSPVGSTATTADGRPAKCFMGKDGQPRWGYNSG
- a CDS encoding alkyl/aryl-sulfatase; this encodes MAYAPKDATPATAAANREALSRYDMADRQDFADSERGFIAPFPDKLYSTDGRVIFDASRYDYIDDDAPAPATVNPSLWRQSQLIRKGGLYKVVDGVYQVRNNDIANLTVIEGDTGLVVVDCMSSVEAATQSMAMIRAHVSDKPVAAVIYTHTHIDHYGGVKGVVSAEDVASGKVPIIAPGTIASFDKHAIGENVIAGNAMSRRASYAFNSLLDESATGCVTCGIGIGTVPGVTISYISPTDPITETGAKRDLGGLEFEFLYAPDTEAPEEMHIWVPQLGALTCAENANHSLHNIQTLRGARTRDARNFARYLDETLERWGDDVQVHYGPHTWPVWENSQVTAFLESQRDTYKYIHDQALRLANKGYTPLEAAEVIELPEELGRTWFNRGYHGTLHHDVRAVFTKELGMWDGDPVSLHPHPPTESARRFVDLIGAEGIMAEGQRAFDAADYRWAAQILHTLVFAQPDHQAARELQADAYEQMGYQAEGPQWRGIYLTAARELREGVQAATFATASPDTILAMPIDILFDFVAVHLIGEKAGTADLRIALRFTDGDDETWTMRIRRGVLNARRGAAPDAQLTVSGPKSALIGVLLKPAAAGALVTSGAVTLDGDETALQTLAGLLDDFDPDFPIVTP
- a CDS encoding GNAT family N-acetyltransferase; its protein translation is MTIEVRPASVFEDVRPVLGPKSPGANVCWCLSYRIPAKLNNELRGPARGEYVAGLCRAQPAPGVLAYEGDEPVGWAAVAPRSDTSFAHSRKIPHVDDLPVWSLWCIRVRPGHRKQGISHALIAGAVEFARAQGAPVVEAYPLDNGDAKVDLTMAYAGLRKNFERAGFVHAADTTSVLAGHPRVLMRHDLR
- a CDS encoding GNAT family N-acetyltransferase, producing the protein MSNSELQRINSFLSAFARRQAARTVDLPGGFAVYDEAFAHSRGNNHVVIDTATDPAALPAVAEEALGHLSHRLISVLDNEIGLACAEPLIRAGYTHSTNLVMLHTGPVPAGGAAEVVDLDALRVPLTRRWRDLLPDVDEEVVRHLVDRRAARHRGADVVHFIGARTEDGEIASWADLYVDPATGTAQIEDLITSEAHLRRGHADAVLTSALRLAGDNACATRFLTAHATDWPRHWYERRGFSVIGHSHVFERG